The Deinococcus aerolatus DNA segment AGGGTCACCAGACGATCGGCCAGCAGTTGCATCGTCCATTTCTCCCGGCCTTCAGGACTCGAGCACACTTCGGCGATCAAGATCGCCGTTTGTTGCGCGTTCAGTTTGGGCGGTCGTTTGGGACGTGCTTTCTCGTAGAGGGCGGCCTTCAGGCCGCCCTCGGTGTACTTCCTGCGGATCGACGCGACGGTGGCAGGGCTGACGCCCTGACGCTCGGCCACGTCTCGGTCCAGCAATCCCCCGTCGCTGAGGAGCAGGAGGCGTGCGCGGGTCATGACCCGCGCACTGTGCACGCCTTTCCGACAGTTGTTGCCGCTCATCGTCGCTCAGCTGCACAACCCGCTGTTTCTGTCGTCCCAGCCCTCAGTTTATCTGAAGGCATGCCTGTGGTCATGCACTAGCTGGTAGGTTGGGGCGATGCACATGGTTTTAAGCTTTCTAGAGGCCTCCTGCCGTCTGATCATTACGCGCATCGGGCAGGGCAGGCAGGCGCCGAATGGTTGAGCGCGATGCCTGACCCAAAAGCACCTGCCAGCCCTCAGACGCGGACCCTCGTTGCTCGCGCCGCAGGTGCTGCACTGCCCGTTCTGCCTCTGCTGCTGCTGCTTGCACCACTAGCTTGTTTTCGCCCCCCGCCCCTTGACCGCACGGCCAGGACCATCATACTGATGTATGTGGGCCTGACCGTAGCTGCAGCTCTTGCTGCGCCGCAGCCTGCTGCGGCACTCTTGGGCGCGCTGTTCAAACTCAGTCTGATCCTTGGCCTGACCTTTTTGGGCGCAAAGTGGGTGAGTTCGGCAAGTCTGCGCGGGTTACTTCCCGGCATTCTGCTGGTCCTGGCCACCGCCCAGATCTATGCCGCACAGATCGGCGCTTATCAGCTGCTGGTCGACCGCCTCAGTCATCCCTACTACACATCGGTCTCTCTTGGTCTAGGGGGCGCTGTGGCAGTCTGGGTGGCAGTCCTCAGCCGTAGTTTGTTCTGGCCCTGGCGGGTCGTAGGCATCTTGGCCGGCGGGGCCCTCCTGGGGCTGAGCGGCAGCCGTGGCGGCGTGCTTGCCCTGCTCGCGGGATTGCTGGCTGCTGGACTGGTCTGGCTGGTCCGCACGCGACGTTTCCAGACTGTGCTGTGGAGCGCGGCCGTGGGCGTTTTGCTGTTGGGCGGATTCGCTTTGCTCCACATAGGCAGTGCTGGGGGCGAAACCATCCCAGTTCTGGACCGGTTGAGCAGTCTGGAAGCCAATGGACGTGACG contains these protein-coding regions:
- a CDS encoding helix-turn-helix domain-containing protein; this translates as MSGNNCRKGVHSARVMTRARLLLLSDGGLLDRDVAERQGVSPATVASIRRKYTEGGLKAALYEKARPKRPPKLNAQQTAILIAEVCSSPEGREKWTMQLLADRLVTLGVVDRTGSR